The Skermanella pratensis genome has a window encoding:
- a CDS encoding YeaH/YhbH family protein, giving the protein MNIIDRRLNPKGKSLANRQRFLRRAKEQIVKAVRDSSGKRSIQDIENGDKISISTGGVREPSFHRSASGGLREHVVPGNKEFVEGDTIPRPEGGGGRGGSEGSPDGDGEDDFRFVLSREEFLDIFMEDLELPDLVKQKIKQTENYSLHRAGYSSSGSPSNLNLVRTMRNSLSRRIALRRPKPEEIERLEQEIADLEAGGTDDARLAELRGELERQLRRSKVIPYLDPVDVRYNRFERVPRPVAQAVMFCLMDVSGSMTEHMKDLAKRFFILLYLFLKRRYRHVDIVFIRHTHEAKEVDEETFFYSAETGGTVVSTALEEMRRIIADRYPEAEWNIYAAQASDGDNMSNDNAKSAALLENVILPMCQYFAYIEVSQDYEGGLGGALGSTLGRETDLWRTYKLVAKPGAPIAMRKVRTRREIFPVFRDLFSRENATA; this is encoded by the coding sequence ATGAACATCATTGACCGGCGCCTCAATCCCAAGGGCAAAAGCCTGGCAAACCGCCAGCGCTTCCTGCGCCGCGCCAAGGAGCAGATCGTCAAGGCGGTGCGCGACAGCTCGGGCAAGCGCAGCATCCAGGACATCGAGAACGGCGACAAGATCTCGATATCCACCGGAGGCGTGCGCGAGCCGTCCTTCCACCGCTCGGCGAGCGGTGGACTGCGCGAGCACGTGGTGCCGGGCAACAAGGAGTTCGTGGAAGGTGACACCATCCCGCGGCCGGAAGGCGGCGGCGGGCGGGGTGGCTCGGAGGGCAGCCCCGACGGCGATGGCGAGGACGATTTCCGCTTCGTGCTGAGCCGGGAGGAGTTCCTGGACATCTTCATGGAAGACCTGGAACTGCCCGATCTGGTCAAGCAGAAGATCAAGCAGACGGAGAACTACTCGCTGCACCGCGCCGGTTACAGTTCCAGCGGGTCGCCGTCGAACCTCAACCTGGTGCGCACCATGCGCAACAGCCTGTCGCGGCGCATAGCACTCCGCCGGCCCAAGCCGGAGGAGATCGAACGCCTCGAACAGGAGATCGCCGACCTCGAAGCCGGCGGCACCGACGACGCGCGGCTGGCGGAGCTGCGCGGCGAGCTGGAGCGCCAGCTCCGGCGCAGCAAGGTGATCCCGTACCTCGACCCGGTGGACGTCCGCTACAACCGGTTCGAGCGGGTGCCCCGTCCCGTGGCCCAGGCGGTGATGTTCTGCCTGATGGACGTTTCCGGGTCCATGACGGAGCATATGAAGGACCTCGCCAAGCGGTTCTTCATCCTGCTTTACCTGTTCCTGAAGCGGCGCTACCGCCATGTCGACATCGTCTTCATCCGGCACACCCACGAGGCCAAGGAAGTCGACGAGGAAACCTTCTTCTACAGCGCCGAGACGGGCGGCACCGTCGTCTCCACCGCGCTGGAGGAGATGCGCCGGATCATCGCGGACCGTTATCCCGAGGCGGAGTGGAACATCTACGCGGCGCAGGCGTCGGACGGCGACAACATGTCGAACGACAATGCCAAGTCGGCGGCCCTGCTGGAGAACGTGATCCTGCCCATGTGCCAGTACTTCGCCTATATCGAGGTCAGCCAGGATTACGAGGGCGGCCTGGGCGGCGCGCTCGGCTCGACGCTGGGACGCGAAACCGATCTCTGGCGGACCTACAAGCTGGTGGCGAAACCGGGAGCCCCGATCGCGATGCGCAAGGTCCGGACCCGCCGGGAGATCTTCCCGGTGTTCCGCGACCTGTTCTCGCGGGAAAACGCGACGGCCTGA
- a CDS encoding PrkA family serine protein kinase — MFPADDLFSRYAQNYEGRKEVEMTLVEYLEACKSDPLIYSTAAERLLAAIGEAEVVDTAKDPRLGRIFMNRTIKVYPAFSDFYGMEETIERIVGFFRHAAQGLEERKQILYLLGPVGGGKSSLAERLKSLMEHQPIYALKAGKEVSPLFESPLGLFDPEQMGPVLEDKFGIPRRRLTGLMSPWAVKRLDEFGGDISKFRVVRLMPSKLRQVGVSKTEPGDENNQDISSLVGKVDIRKLEMFSQNDPDAYSFSGGLNRATQGILEFVEMFKAPIKMLHPLLTATQEGNYVGTENIGAMPFQGIILAHSNEAEWQSFKNNKNNEAFIDRICVIKVPYCLRVTEEQSIYHKLIQGSDLSAAPCAPATLQMMARFSVLSRLREHENSSIYSKMRIYDGETLKETDPKARSMQEYRDAAGVDEGMEGISTRFAFKVLAATFNYDNTEISADPVHLMYVLEQSIKREQFPEDTEKRYLEFIKGELAPRYAEFIGNEIQKAYLESYHDYGQNLFDRYVDYADAWIEDQDFKDPDTGQLMNRDLLNQELTKIEKPAGIANPKDFRNEVVKFALRARANNAGRNPSWTSYEKIREVIERRMFSQVEDLLPVISFGSKKDSETEKKHSDFVERMMDRGYTERQVRRLVEWYMRVKQAG, encoded by the coding sequence ATGTTCCCGGCCGACGACCTGTTTTCACGCTACGCACAGAATTACGAGGGTCGCAAAGAAGTCGAGATGACCCTCGTCGAGTACCTTGAAGCGTGCAAGAGCGATCCTCTGATCTACTCCACCGCCGCGGAGCGCCTCCTCGCGGCCATCGGGGAGGCGGAGGTCGTGGATACTGCCAAGGACCCGCGCCTGGGCCGTATCTTCATGAACCGCACGATCAAGGTTTATCCCGCCTTCAGCGACTTCTACGGCATGGAGGAGACGATCGAGCGCATCGTCGGCTTCTTCCGGCATGCCGCGCAGGGGTTGGAGGAGCGCAAGCAGATCCTCTACCTGCTGGGCCCGGTCGGCGGCGGCAAGTCGTCCCTCGCCGAACGGCTGAAGTCGTTGATGGAGCATCAGCCGATCTACGCGCTGAAGGCCGGCAAGGAGGTCAGCCCGCTGTTCGAAAGCCCTCTGGGCCTGTTCGACCCCGAGCAGATGGGCCCCGTGCTGGAGGACAAGTTCGGCATCCCCCGCCGGCGCCTGACCGGCCTGATGAGCCCCTGGGCGGTCAAGCGGCTCGACGAATTCGGCGGCGACATCTCCAAGTTCCGCGTCGTCCGGCTGATGCCGTCCAAGCTGCGCCAGGTCGGCGTTTCCAAGACCGAGCCGGGTGACGAGAACAACCAGGACATCTCCAGCCTGGTCGGCAAGGTCGATATCCGCAAGCTGGAGATGTTCAGCCAGAACGACCCGGACGCCTACAGCTTCTCCGGCGGCCTGAATCGCGCGACCCAGGGCATCCTGGAATTCGTCGAGATGTTCAAGGCGCCGATCAAGATGCTGCACCCGCTGCTGACGGCGACCCAGGAAGGCAACTATGTCGGCACCGAGAATATCGGCGCCATGCCGTTCCAGGGCATCATCCTGGCCCACTCCAACGAGGCGGAGTGGCAGAGCTTCAAGAACAACAAGAACAACGAGGCCTTCATCGACCGCATCTGCGTGATCAAGGTGCCGTACTGCCTGCGGGTGACCGAAGAGCAGAGCATCTATCACAAGCTGATCCAGGGCAGCGACCTGTCGGCCGCCCCCTGCGCGCCGGCGACGCTGCAGATGATGGCCCGCTTCTCGGTCCTGTCGCGCCTGCGGGAGCACGAGAATTCCAGCATCTATTCCAAGATGCGGATTTACGACGGCGAGACCTTGAAGGAGACCGATCCCAAGGCCCGGTCGATGCAGGAATACCGCGACGCGGCCGGCGTCGACGAGGGCATGGAGGGCATTTCGACCCGCTTCGCCTTCAAGGTGCTGGCGGCGACCTTCAACTATGACAACACCGAGATCTCGGCCGATCCGGTCCACCTGATGTATGTGCTCGAGCAGTCGATCAAGCGCGAGCAGTTCCCGGAGGACACCGAGAAGCGCTACCTGGAATTCATCAAGGGCGAACTGGCGCCGCGCTACGCGGAGTTCATCGGCAACGAGATCCAGAAAGCCTACCTGGAATCCTACCACGACTATGGTCAGAACCTGTTCGACCGCTATGTCGATTATGCCGACGCCTGGATCGAGGATCAGGACTTCAAGGATCCCGACACCGGCCAGCTGATGAACCGCGACCTGCTGAATCAGGAACTGACCAAGATCGAGAAGCCCGCGGGGATCGCCAATCCCAAGGACTTCCGGAACGAGGTGGTCAAGTTCGCCCTGCGGGCCCGGGCCAACAACGCCGGCCGGAACCCGTCATGGACGTCCTACGAGAAGATCCGGGAAGTCATCGAGCGGCGCATGTTCAGCCAGGTGGAGGACCTGCTGCCCGTGATCAGTTTCGGCAGCAAGAAGGACAGCGAGACCGAGAAGAAGCATTCCGACTTCGTCGAGCGTATGATGGATCGGGGCTACACTGAACGGCAGGTCCGCCGGCTGGTCGAGTGGTACATGCGAGTGAAGCAGGCCGGCTGA